One stretch of Candidatus Effluviviaceae Genus I sp. DNA includes these proteins:
- a CDS encoding BMC domain-containing protein, giving the protein MAEQTRVREAIALVETISVAIGVRVADEMAKRAPVEILEATPICPGKYMVLVAGDVASVEASLRRGVEAGGDVVVDTLFIPNVDAQVFPAILGATAVGALSSLGVVETFTAASTILCADAAAKAASVRLIEIRLAKGLGGKAFFTMTGELHEVEAAMDAAVAVARAGGNLVRSVVIPRPHDAIAAKVL; this is encoded by the coding sequence ATGGCGGAACAGACGCGCGTTCGCGAGGCCATCGCGCTCGTCGAGACGATCAGCGTCGCGATCGGGGTGCGCGTCGCCGACGAGATGGCGAAGAGGGCGCCGGTCGAGATCCTCGAGGCGACGCCGATCTGCCCCGGGAAGTACATGGTCCTCGTGGCCGGCGACGTCGCGTCCGTGGAGGCGTCGCTTCGGCGAGGCGTCGAGGCCGGCGGCGACGTCGTGGTCGATACCCTCTTCATCCCGAACGTGGACGCCCAGGTCTTCCCGGCCATCCTCGGGGCCACCGCCGTGGGCGCGCTGTCGTCGCTCGGCGTGGTCGAGACCTTCACGGCCGCCTCGACGATCCTGTGCGCCGACGCCGCCGCGAAGGCCGCCTCGGTGCGGCTCATCGAGATCCGGCTGGCCAAGGGGCTCGGGGGAAAGGCGTTCTTCACGATGACCGGCGAGCTCCACGAGGTCGAGGCCGCCATGGACGCGGCGGTCGCCGTCGCGAGGGCCGGCGGAAACCTCGTGAGAAGCGTCGTCATCCCGCGGCCTCACGACGCCATCGCCGCCAAAGTCCTGTAG
- a CDS encoding EutN/CcmL family microcompartment protein: MFLGKVIGEVVATVKHASLAGRKILVVEMLAPDRRPLGESVLAVDSVDAGVGDLVLVVDEGSSAAVVMGLQNPPIRTVIVGVVDRVDEEAGSR, from the coding sequence GTGTTCCTCGGCAAGGTGATCGGAGAGGTCGTCGCCACGGTCAAGCACGCGTCGCTCGCGGGGCGCAAGATCCTCGTCGTCGAGATGCTCGCCCCCGACCGCAGGCCGCTCGGCGAGTCCGTGCTCGCCGTGGACTCGGTGGACGCCGGCGTGGGCGACCTCGTCCTGGTCGTGGACGAGGGAAGCTCGGCGGCCGTCGTGATGGGCCTGCAGAACCCGCCGATCAGGACGGTGATCGTGGGAGTGGTCGATCGCGTGGACGAAGAGGCCGGTAGCCGATGA
- a CDS encoding EutN/CcmL family microcompartment protein, with product MHLARVIGAVWATQKVETLRGARMLIVQPLTHELAERGMPVVAVDTVSAAPGQLVFIVKAREAAKALEECTSPVDAAIVGIVDAVSLAGGL from the coding sequence GTGCACCTGGCGCGGGTCATCGGCGCGGTCTGGGCGACGCAGAAGGTGGAGACGCTCAGGGGCGCCCGCATGCTCATCGTCCAGCCGCTCACGCACGAGCTCGCCGAGCGGGGCATGCCGGTCGTCGCGGTCGACACCGTGAGCGCGGCCCCCGGCCAGCTCGTGTTCATCGTGAAGGCGCGGGAGGCCGCGAAGGCGCTCGAGGAGTGCACGAGCCCGGTGGACGCGGCCATCGTCGGGATCGTGGACGCCGTGTCGCTGGCCGGCGGGCTCTGA
- a CDS encoding class II aldolase/adducin family protein — translation MTTEFEARRQIVEVGRRLWLKGYVAANDGNLSVRLRDGRIVITPTGVSKGFLEPDALIVVDAEGRKLRGRLEPTSEIRMHLFAYDRRPDVSAVVHAHPPKATGFSAAGVPLAQCILPEVVLSLGDVPTAPYATPSTEEVARSIELFIGGYNAMILRRHGVLTLGAGIFEAYWRMETVEHVADITLVAKLMGGAPPLSNEEVRKLLKLREKLGTTTSAPCASCGGCGTTAAAPAKSTDGGIVDEVVRRVTESLGRP, via the coding sequence ATGACCACGGAGTTCGAGGCGCGCAGGCAGATCGTCGAGGTCGGCCGCAGGCTGTGGCTGAAGGGCTACGTCGCGGCCAACGACGGCAACCTGAGCGTGCGCCTGCGCGACGGCCGCATCGTGATCACCCCGACCGGCGTGTCGAAGGGGTTCCTCGAACCGGACGCGCTCATCGTCGTGGACGCCGAGGGAAGGAAGCTCCGCGGCCGTCTGGAGCCGACGTCGGAGATCCGGATGCACCTGTTCGCCTACGACCGACGCCCCGATGTGAGCGCCGTGGTCCACGCTCACCCCCCCAAGGCCACGGGCTTCTCGGCCGCCGGCGTGCCGCTGGCGCAGTGCATCCTGCCGGAGGTCGTGCTGTCGCTGGGAGACGTGCCCACGGCGCCCTACGCGACGCCCTCCACTGAGGAGGTCGCCCGTTCGATCGAGCTCTTCATCGGCGGCTACAACGCGATGATCCTCAGGCGCCACGGCGTGCTCACGCTCGGAGCCGGCATCTTCGAGGCGTACTGGCGGATGGAGACCGTGGAGCACGTGGCGGACATCACGCTCGTCGCGAAGCTGATGGGCGGGGCGCCGCCGCTCTCGAACGAGGAGGTCCGGAAGCTCCTCAAGCTGCGCGAGAAGCTCGGCACGACGACGTCCGCGCCGTGCGCCTCGTGCGGCGGCTGCGGGACGACCGCCGCCGCGCCCGCGAAGAGCACCGACGGTGGGATCGTGGATGAGGTCGTGCGGCGCGTGACGGAGTCGCTCGGACGACCATAA
- a CDS encoding SLBB domain-containing protein produces MDSNTVRAIEKAGVVGAGGGAFPTHAKAAARADTVLANGAECEPLVLSDSFVMTTAAERVVRGLELMAEAVGAGRAVVAVKAENAEAAGAMAKAIGRRPIELLELENVYPAGDELLLVHAATDRVVPEGGHPTDIGVVVSNVTTLAQVADAAEGRPVTERPVTVRGEVRRPGVYVVPIGTPVADVLAAAGPIGSGLAVLAGGPMMGRLAADDEVTDRALSGLFVLPRSHRLIATRTATESHVLRMARAACCQCLACTELCPRALLGHALAPHRTVRAVQYDTAASDAAGVTSAFLCSECGMCELFACPLELQPRRILADLKAELRRRGVQNPHRRSDLRADGVRAWRQIPSERLRRRLGLSDYCATPAVSGERVRPGSVRLRLDRHAGAPAVPVVTEGSRVLAGDVVAEIPEGALGARVHASVSGRVASVSREEVEVAAE; encoded by the coding sequence TCCCGACCCACGCCAAGGCCGCCGCGCGCGCCGACACCGTGCTGGCCAACGGCGCGGAGTGCGAACCGCTGGTCCTCTCGGACAGCTTCGTGATGACGACGGCGGCCGAGCGCGTCGTGCGCGGTCTCGAGCTCATGGCCGAGGCCGTCGGCGCCGGACGCGCGGTCGTGGCGGTCAAGGCCGAGAACGCCGAGGCCGCGGGGGCGATGGCCAAGGCGATCGGCCGGCGTCCCATCGAGCTGCTCGAGCTCGAGAACGTGTACCCGGCCGGTGACGAGTTGCTGCTCGTCCACGCGGCGACCGACAGGGTCGTGCCCGAGGGTGGACACCCGACGGACATCGGCGTCGTGGTCAGCAACGTGACGACGCTCGCGCAGGTCGCCGACGCCGCCGAGGGCCGGCCGGTGACGGAGCGCCCCGTGACGGTGCGGGGCGAGGTGCGGCGCCCGGGGGTCTACGTCGTCCCGATCGGCACACCGGTGGCCGACGTTCTCGCCGCGGCGGGGCCGATCGGATCGGGGCTGGCGGTGCTCGCCGGGGGGCCGATGATGGGCCGGCTGGCCGCGGACGACGAGGTGACGGACAGGGCGCTGTCGGGTCTCTTCGTCCTCCCGCGCTCGCACAGGCTCATCGCCACGAGAACGGCAACGGAGTCGCACGTGCTGCGCATGGCCCGCGCGGCCTGCTGCCAGTGCCTCGCGTGCACCGAGCTCTGTCCGCGCGCGCTCCTGGGCCACGCCCTCGCGCCCCACAGGACCGTGCGCGCCGTCCAGTACGACACGGCCGCCTCGGACGCCGCGGGCGTGACGAGCGCGTTCCTGTGCTCCGAGTGCGGGATGTGCGAGCTCTTCGCCTGCCCGCTCGAGCTCCAGCCGCGCCGCATCCTTGCCGACCTCAAGGCGGAGCTTCGGCGGCGTGGCGTGCAGAACCCGCACAGGCGCTCCGACCTGCGGGCGGACGGCGTGAGAGCGTGGCGGCAGATCCCGTCGGAGCGCCTGAGGCGGCGGCTCGGCCTTTCGGACTACTGCGCGACGCCCGCGGTGAGCGGGGAGCGGGTGCGCCCCGGGAGCGTGAGGCTCCGGCTGGACCGGCACGCGGGGGCGCCGGCCGTGCCCGTCGTGACAGAGGGCAGCCGCGTGCTCGCCGGGGACGTCGTCGCGGAGATCCCCGAGGGGGCGCTGGGAGCGCGGGTGCACGCGAGCGTGAGCGGCCGGGTCGCGTCCGTCTCGCGTGAAGAGGTCGAGGTGGCCGCGGAGTGA